ACGTTCGAATCCAGTGACTTTCTGCCTTCATGTCTTTAACTTCTTCGTAGAACTTCCGGCCAAGCTCGACCTCACCCGATGATTTATCTGAATCTGCGCTGCGATCATCCGCTTCTTCGCCTTTCGCTTCTTCGCTAGGTCTTGGGTCCGTTTCGACGGGCAGCTCCTCTGCATCTTCTTCTACTTCTTCCGCCTCGCTTGCACTTTTGATGGACTCGACTTTCGAACGTTTTGCTTCTCCTACGGCTTCGCAACCTTTTTCTACCGGTGACAACGGGCCGCCGATGCTCTGATGGAATATCTCCGATGAGTTTGCCTCAGTGTGTTCTACAGCTGTTTCTTCCTGTTCCATGTGATTCTGCTCCGCCGTCGGATGCAGTTCATACTGCCCTTGACAGATGCTGCCTTGAGCCAAGGGCTCAACATTCACAATCGACTCCATATCTACATCCGCTTCAGAGACCAGCTCGAATAAATGCTCATCGTAATCGATGCCCTCCGGATCCTCATTCGTTGTACATTGTCCTTGCACCTCATGTACTGGCCGGGGGGTGAAAAAGGTTGAGTCGAACAGTTCGACTTGTTTGGCCGGCGGCTCTGATAACGGCACCacccgagcatcatcggaatTATTAACGGAATTATTAACAATTTCTGACGGTCCCGGCGATACCGCCAATGTATCTGCCGAAGGAAACTTAATAGCACCAAAGTGCGTACGTTTGCGACCTGCAGATACAACCATATCCGGTACCGGAGGTATATGGTAAGTCATTGTGGTTGCACTGTCCGTAACCGTACCTGCTCCAGCcgccgtttgtttttccgcatCACTACGATCAACCGGCTCTTCGTCGCCAATAAGAAGCACTGAGGAGCTCATAGTCAACGTATCATCGAACTCTACACCCGTACGTACTCTAGGCAGTGGTTTATCGTCGTCAAGCTTAACTTCCTCCTCTTCATTGAAAACGAAGATGTCTTCGGATCCGAGATCGATCTCATTCATGGTATCCTCCTCGGGAGGAAGAATCGCTACCCAAGGCATCGCTCCTTCCGGGTCCAGCGTGCCTGGATGTAGAACCTTTTGCAGCAACTCCTGCCGGAGCAGCCCAAACTGGTCAAAACTGGACACGCACGGTGCCGGTGGAAACTGGGTGCCCCAAGTCTCGAGTGACTTGCCGCAGATCGCCTCACCAACCGTACCGGTTAGTTTCCGTTCCACCATCTGCGACCGTCCGCTTGAATGTGGGACGTCTGGGGAAAGTGCCTGCTGCTTCGCCTCAAACTGCACCACCGGCTGCTCCCCCGTTTGGTCCACCGTCACGCCGTAGTGCGAGAAAAATTCCAGCGCGTCAGCTGCCTGGTCAAAGCCGAGCAAGCCCGCGAGGTAGGCCAGTGGAAAGTTCGCCGTCGAGCGAGACGCGTACGACTTTCGTATCACGTCCAGTGCCGTCTGGCGTACCTGCGTGAAGTAGCGCAGTAGAATGCAGGCGTTCATGTAGCTCGTGTTGCGCACCATGGCGAAGAAGCGCACGTAGTTGTTCTGCACGAGTGTTAGATGCACCGAGAGCGCGAACTGCACCGGCTCGGAGTGAATGATCGTCGCCGAAAGCTCCCGCAGCTCGGACTGGAAGTTGCCCTCGTTCAGGTAGAGCAGCATCATGTAGGCGCGAAACTCCGGCTCGTCCGGGCACTGGATTTGCTGCTGGCGCAGGTCCGAGTAGAGGTACTTCAGTGTCTGCAGACACTTGGTCAAATTTTCCGTATTAATCTTCTGATCGAACACCGACGGGTCTTCGGTCACGTAGCGGGCCGCGCAGTGAATGTGAAACCGAGCGCACTGTTGCACAAACTCAACCACCGTTGGCGAGCAAAGTTCCTGCTGCGTGATATCCTTCCGGATGCTGCGCGTCCGATCCCAGATGTAGTGGTACCAATCGCTCACGTTAGCCCCACCGCCTTGGTCGGCGTTTATGCGATCGGCGTGCTGCGACCAGAGAAAGTACATGGTACCTCCCAGAGCCTGCTCGGTACGTAGTTCGTGCGGGAGTGGCAATACCTGATCGGCCGAGCTGC
This region of Anopheles coustani chromosome X, idAnoCousDA_361_x.2, whole genome shotgun sequence genomic DNA includes:
- the LOC131269650 gene encoding uncharacterized protein LOC131269650, whose product is MEDAKTAQARAELEALACQPAVTPEERFRVLDALDRFLRQTTERTTDIRKARSIIGTCPDMCPEKERYLREWKIMVPSYERQPGSNHIDHQKAIKQYSRSSADQVLPLPHELRTEQALGGTMYFLWSQHADRINADQGGGANVSDWYHYIWDRTRSIRKDITQQELCSPTVVEFVQQCARFHIHCAARYVTEDPSVFDQKINTENLTKCLQTLKYLYSDLRQQQIQCPDEPEFRAYMMLLYLNEGNFQSELRELSATIIHSEPVQFALSVHLTLVQNNYVRFFAMVRNTSYMNACILLRYFTQVRQTALDVIRKSYASRSTANFPLAYLAGLLGFDQAADALEFFSHYGVTVDQTGEQPVVQFEAKQQALSPDVPHSSGRSQMVERKLTGTVGEAICGKSLETWGTQFPPAPCVSSFDQFGLLRQELLQKVLHPGTLDPEGAMPWVAILPPEEDTMNEIDLGSEDIFVFNEEEEVKLDDDKPLPRVRTGVEFDDTLTMSSSVLLIGDEEPVDRSDAEKQTAAGAGTVTDSATTMTYHIPPVPDMVVSAGRKRTHFGAIKFPSADTLAVSPGPSEIVNNSVNNSDDARVVPLSEPPAKQVELFDSTFFTPRPVHEVQGQCTTNEDPEGIDYDEHLFELVSEADVDMESIVNVEPLAQGSICQGQYELHPTAEQNHMEQEETAVEHTEANSSEIFHQSIGGPLSPVEKGCEAVGEAKRSKVESIKSASEAEEVEEDAEELPVETDPRPSEEAKGEEADDRSADSDKSSGEVELGRKFYEEVKDMKAESHWIRTLKRKYFAKWSRAARNARSWRRMMNTVPSVQPLASLVNFDRLEPFFRSLDTSTKSFVAVLNEPAVRINLLPFDEFRASDLIRPFDILRTAVQTTFAWDLPKLRDIVKPIYWRLVISIPSEHDDPQLVGFPSFVERWLRECTVKRFSCQELPDHSNFFLEAREEPLFDCWAPHTAICMRLVRGTRGLNEKGAADARVCSRYNGLLLFLNDQTPMSVERERLRALISSDGPPPAAIAVMYYSRSKKLPLDAVQAQLLDGVDLRDGSISVRVFYWTDIATNRTICEALAYLADSHCRLLNHQHPAKMLRMQLLGDLLDGCLGRTLWFRWNQATCAMNERLPKEFRCLRLTAITLDANALVDLYNACLKRVLEQIGNPFVMDRACVHSDFDAVRLRWRTAMDPEMFRQPLSEGYFAPQWDIFPADLLCELEQKLMLYHLPHQLLAATQRVYGMLAYNKVYGNVPRPLDLDELRSCLRNYLRCYSHLLDPGTLSTLECNMLTSLVNQLAGGSVVDEALLVVGRGRTTRNVFWPTVLRFLTETLLKTLLQCDRRIWREVYYIHGWFTSFTNEESFWKDTEVFINYKPNSVPGFPSP